CGCGGCCAGGCCACCTGATGCAGAACCGGCCCATTCACGGTTGTTGACCCGAAAGCCCGGGACGGGCTATTATCAGGCCACCCAAGGAGTTCCCCCGATTTTGCGACCGGGATTGGTGACGATGCTCGCCGCCGCGCCCGACTCGGAACCTGCCGCGCCAGCAGGGCCGCAGTGGGTCGTCCTCTCGTGCGACGACGTCCGACTCGCGGTCCCGCTCGCACGGGTGCGTGAGATCCTCACGCCGCGCCCGTTTACGCGTCTCCCCGGCTGTGGTCCAGAGGTGTGCGGACTGATCGGCGTCCGTGGGCGGATCGTCACGGTTCTGGACGTGGGGATCCTGCTCGGCCGGCGCCGCTCGGCCGAGATGCACGATCATCGCCTGCTGCTGCTGGAGTGGCGCGGTCGCACCGTCGGTCTTGCCGTCGACGCGGTGCTTCGGATCGCGCCGGCCGAAACGGTGCCGGACGATGCGTACGACCTGCCGCTGCACGAGGACGACGTGATCGGTATCG
The nucleotide sequence above comes from Longimicrobiales bacterium. Encoded proteins:
- a CDS encoding chemotaxis protein CheW is translated as MLAAAPDSEPAAPAGPQWVVLSCDDVRLAVPLARVREILTPRPFTRLPGCGPEVCGLIGVRGRIVTVLDVGILLGRRRSAEMHDHRLLLLEWRGRTVGLAVDAVLRIAPAETVPDDAYDLPLHEDDVIGIGAVDQERFVALDPDHLLDRLLP